The genomic DNA ATCGATTTGTGGAGCCCACCCAACTCGGTAGCCTTCGTCGTGCCGACGCGATACAGCACAGCTCCCATCGACATGAACAGCAGCGATTTGTAGATGATGTGACAGAACGCGTGAGCCACCGTGCCGTTGATCGCTAGTTCGGTTCCGATCCCAACGCCGACGACCATGAACCCCAATTGGTTGTTCAGACTGTAGGCGAGGACGCGGCGAAGATCGTTTTCGATCACTGCAAATACGATCGGGAAGAGCGTCATCGCGCAGCCGATCGGGATCAAAAGATCGAGCCCCGCAAAACCGCGGATCAATGAATAAACGGCCAGCTTCGTCGTAAACGCACTCAGAAAAACCGTCCCCGTCGCTGTCGCTTCGGGGTAAGAATCTTGCAACCAATTGTGCAGCAGCGGGAAGGCGCATTTGATACCTAGAGCCAGCAGGATCAAGGTCGCTGCGAGTCCCAACGGTTCCCCTTCGACGACAAAACTGGCGAACGTCAAGCTGCCGGATTGCACGTAGTGGATGATCGCTCCAGATAACAGCAGCACGCCCGAGGCGACTTGAATGATCAGGTAACGCATTCCGCTGCGATACGATCGCTCGCTGTCGCTAGCCCAGATCAGAAAGACGCTCGACAGCGCTGTCAGTTCCCAGAACACGAACAGCGTGATCAGGTCGCCAGCGCAACAGGCGCCGATCGCTCCGCCAGCGTAGACCAACGCGGCGATATGCTGTCGCGGATCCCGGACATGCAGCGCGTAGATCGACGACACGATCGCGGCAATATGAAACACGATCCCAAAGATCCGGCTCAGCGAATCGATCCGGACCATATTCAAGGTCATGCCGAACAGCGTGATGTTGCCATGTTCACCGGCGGGCGTGATCAAAAACAGGGCAAGGCTGATCACCGAAAGGGCCAAGACGCCGTAGGCTTGCAGCCGACGAGCGACAAAGGGCAACACGAGGGCCCCGAGAATCATGACCAAGCCAGGAGGCAGATTAGCGATCATAATAATCCTCCTTGCGGCCCACGATCATTCGCAGGATGCGGCCCAGGAAAACGATCACGACAAAGGAGACGAAGCCGAACCAAGCTTGGAATCCAAACGAGGTCTCGAGGTCGAAGTGCGGATGCGGATTGGTGTAGAACAGATCGGCGACAACCAACAATCCGCAAACGATCACCAATCCGGCGATCATCGCGTTGATGTTCCGCGGCTGTTCGAACCAGCTGGGCGGATCGGTCACTCGTTTGGATTTATGTTTGGAGGCATTCATTGCGATGAGACCAGCGGCAGCAAGACTTCGTAAATCGAACCGGCGGTGAAAAACAGCACGATGCTAAGCGCCGCGGTCAGGCACAGCGGCACGACGCACATCCACGGAGCCTCTTGAATCCCTGAGGGGGCAGCGTGCGGATCGGCTGTCGTTTCCTGGGGAGCCATGAAGGCGCGGATCGGAATGGGAATCAGATAGGCGATGTTCAACAGCGAGCTGACCATCAGCGCAGCGGTCAACAGATAGTGCTGCGTTTCGACAGTGCCAACCGCCAGGAACCATTTGCTCCAGACGCCACCACCAGGAGGCAGGCCGATAATGCTGAGCGATGCGATCAGGAAAGATGCAAACGTGAAGGGCATCTGCCGCCCCAGTCCCTGCATTTCGCTGATGTTCTTTTTATGCGTCGCCACGTAAATCGCACCGGCACAAAAGAACAAGGTGATCTTGCCGACGGCGTGCATCGCGATGTGCATCCCACCGCCGATCACGCTCGCGGGCGTCGCCAACGCGGCTCCCAACGAGATGTACGCCAGTTGGCTGATCGTCGAATAGGCAAGCCGAGCCTTCAGGCTGTCCTTCGTCATCGCGACGAGCGAAGCGGTCACCAGCGTCCCCGCGGCGACATAGGCTAGCCAGATGCTGACGCCCGTCGTTCGTAACAGGTCGATACCGAAGATGAAGACGGCGACTTTAAGGACCGAAAAGACGCCGACTTTCACGACAGCCACCGCGTGCAGCAGAGCACTGACGGGCGTGGGTGCGACCATCGCCGCTGGTAGCCAGCGGTGGAACGGCATCAAGGCAGCTTTGCCGATTCCAAACGCAAACAGCCCCAGCAAAACGCCGAGTTGTGTTTCGGTGATCTTCCCATCGGCCAAGGGCTCGGCAAGGATCCCACCCAATCGAAAGTCGAGTGTGCCGGCGATGTTCGACGTCCAAGCGATCGCGAACATAAAGAACGCAACCGAAGTCGAAAGCAGGATCCCCAAGTAGACGCGGCCTCCGTTGCGAGCCTCGCGGGTGCCGTGGTGCGTGACCAACGGATAGGTGGAGATCGTCATGATTTCGTAAGCGACGAACAGCGTGAACAGGTTCGCGGAAAAGGCGGCTGCCAAAGCTGCGAAGATCGCCGCGGCAAAGCAGGCGAAGAACCGCGTCTGGTGCGATTCGTGGTTGCCACGCATGTAGCCCGCGGCATAAACGGTCGTCAAAATCCAAAGCCCCGACGCGACCAAGGCGAACAGCATCCCCAACGGTTCGACCGCAAAAGCGATCTCGAACCCAGGGATCATTTCACCGATATGCCACTCGGGACGTCCGCCGGCAAAAACGTGTGATGCCAACAGGCAGGTGATGCCAAACAGCGCGATCGCGATCGTCAGCGAAGCGGCTTCGCGCACGTTCGGCAGCTTGCCAACCAGGAAGACCAGGCCGACGCCGATCAACGGCAATCCCATCGCCAGGATCAGAAGGTTTTCAGGAGTCATCAGGGTGTTCCTCCCAACAAACCGATCGCAGCAAATTGAGCCAAGCCGGCCGAATAGACGGTCCAAACGCCAAAGACCAATGTCGATCCAATCACCAGATAGGTCGGAATCAACATTCGCAGCGGCGGTTCGGTCGCTTGGCCCGCGATCTCCGTCGGCTCGTTAAAGTACAGCGTCTCGACGACTCGCCAGATATAAAGCAACGCCAACAGGGAACTCAGCAGCATCAAGATGCCGACCGGCCAGGCTCCCGAATCGATGACCGCCGTCAACAGCATCCACTTGCTGACAAAGCCGGCGGTCACGGGGACGCCGATCAAACCGAGGCCGCCGACGGTCCAGGCCAGCGCGGTCCAAGGCATCGTCCGCCCGGCGCCTCGCCAGTCGCTCAATTGGCTCGAACCCAATCGCAGTGTAAAGCAACCGACGACCATAAACAGACCACCTTTGATGATCGCATGGTTAAACATGTGAACGATCCCGGCGGACAGTCCCGCTTCGTTGCTGATACTGATCCCCAACAACATGTATCCGACTTGGGCGATGCTGGAGAAAGCGAGGATGCGTTTGACATCTTGTTGATAGATCGCAGCGAGCGAGGCGGCGAAGATGCCGACGATCGCCATCATCATCAGCCCCTTGGCCAACGGCAATTCGACAAACGCAAACTGCGGTGAGATGATTCCAAAGACGATGCGAATAAATGTGTAGACCGAGACCTTGGTCGCCGTTGCGGCGATGAAACAGGTGACAACCGAAGGGGCGTAGGTGTACGCTCCGGGCAGCCAAGTGTGCAGCGGAAAGACCGCCATCTTGATGCACAGCCCGATCGTTAAAAACGCAAACGCCACCAACCCGGTTCGCGTTTGCAAACCAACCGGCAACCGCTGGGCGATGTCGGCCATATTCAACGTGCCGGTCATCTGATAGATCAGCCCGATTCCGATCAGAATAAACGTGGCCCCCACGGTTCCCATGATCAAATACTGAAGAGCGGCCAACGGCGCGCGGCGGGTTCGCCCCAGACTGATCAATGCGTACGACGACAGCGACGAGATCTCTAAGAAGACAAAAACGTTAAACAGATCGCCGGTGATGCAGATCCCCAACAATCCGGTCAGGCACAACAGATAGGTTGCGTAAAACAGATAGTGCTTCGACGCCGGGATCTCGGCTTCCACGCTTGGCGGCGCGTATAGCAGCACGACCACACCGATCGCAGAGACAAACAGCAGCACAAATCCGCTGAGTCCATCGACGACGTATTCGATACCGTAGGGAGGCGCCCAATTGCCGATGTTGTAGTGAATCGGACCCGATCGAACGACCTCGGCCATCAGACCAACCGACATCGCAAAGACGGCGCAAGCGACGGCGAGAGCCAGCAAATAAACGAGCTTGCGATTTCCAATCAGCACGCACAGCGGTGCTGCAATCAACGGTACCACGATCAGCAGGACCGGCAGGTTTTGAGCGATCACGGCAGCCGATCCATTTCCAAAATCTTCTCCTCATCGATCGTTCCGTAGTCTTCACGGATACGCACGATCAACGACAGCGCCAGTGCGGTCGTGGCGATACCGACCACAATCGCCGTCAGCATCAAAACACTCGGCAAGGGATTCGAGTAGATGATCCCATCGACTTCTCCCGACATCCTCGCTCCCGCTTCGATCACCTCTTCCACACTCTTGCCCGTTGCGTGAGCCACTTCGGCCGCGTGCGAGGCGGCGTGTCCGGCGGCTTCCCCGTCGGCATGTCCATCGTGAGCGTGGTTCTGCACGATCCGAGGAGGAACGATCGGCGCGGTGCCGCCGTGGATCTTCCCCATCGTGATGTACAACAGGAAGACCGAGGTTTGGAAGATGTTCAGGCCGATGATCGATTTCATCAAATTGCGTCGGGCAATGACCATATAGAACCCGGTCATCATCAAAAAGATGACAACCCAGTAGTTATACAATCCGACGAC from Rosistilla oblonga includes the following:
- a CDS encoding proton-conducting transporter membrane subunit; this translates as MTPENLLILAMGLPLIGVGLVFLVGKLPNVREAASLTIAIALFGITCLLASHVFAGGRPEWHIGEMIPGFEIAFAVEPLGMLFALVASGLWILTTVYAAGYMRGNHESHQTRFFACFAAAIFAALAAAFSANLFTLFVAYEIMTISTYPLVTHHGTREARNGGRVYLGILLSTSVAFFMFAIAWTSNIAGTLDFRLGGILAEPLADGKITETQLGVLLGLFAFGIGKAALMPFHRWLPAAMVAPTPVSALLHAVAVVKVGVFSVLKVAVFIFGIDLLRTTGVSIWLAYVAAGTLVTASLVAMTKDSLKARLAYSTISQLAYISLGAALATPASVIGGGMHIAMHAVGKITLFFCAGAIYVATHKKNISEMQGLGRQMPFTFASFLIASLSIIGLPPGGGVWSKWFLAVGTVETQHYLLTAALMVSSLLNIAYLIPIPIRAFMAPQETTADPHAAPSGIQEAPWMCVVPLCLTAALSIVLFFTAGSIYEVLLPLVSSQ
- a CDS encoding Na(+)/H(+) antiporter subunit D, translating into MIMIANLPPGLVMILGALVLPFVARRLQAYGVLALSVISLALFLITPAGEHGNITLFGMTLNMVRIDSLSRIFGIVFHIAAIVSSIYALHVRDPRQHIAALVYAGGAIGACCAGDLITLFVFWELTALSSVFLIWASDSERSYRSGMRYLIIQVASGVLLLSGAIIHYVQSGSLTFASFVVEGEPLGLAATLILLALGIKCAFPLLHNWLQDSYPEATATGTVFLSAFTTKLAVYSLIRGFAGLDLLIPIGCAMTLFPIVFAVIENDLRRVLAYSLNNQLGFMVVGVGIGTELAINGTVAHAFCHIIYKSLLFMSMGAVLYRVGTTKATELGGLHKSMPWTTLFCIIGAGAISGFPLLSGFISKSMIISAAAEQHQFWVWIVLLIASAGVMEHSGIKIPFFAFFAHDSGKRVEEAPWNMLTAMAIAAFFCVGLGIAYPLLYRMLPYAVDYHPYTVTHVVTQMQLLLFALLAFVVLMKSGLYPAEQRSTNLDTDWIYRRLLPACIRGLRTVYDVVNDAFRSDMVVIVHGIMDFTRATFNENGILGRTWSSSTMTLWATLLLAVCLLLYYL
- a CDS encoding sodium:proton antiporter, giving the protein MEQVVGLYNYWVVIFLMMTGFYMVIARRNLMKSIIGLNIFQTSVFLLYITMGKIHGGTAPIVPPRIVQNHAHDGHADGEAAGHAASHAAEVAHATGKSVEEVIEAGARMSGEVDGIIYSNPLPSVLMLTAIVVGIATTALALSLIVRIREDYGTIDEEKILEMDRLP
- a CDS encoding monovalent cation/H+ antiporter subunit D family protein, translating into MIAQNLPVLLIVVPLIAAPLCVLIGNRKLVYLLALAVACAVFAMSVGLMAEVVRSGPIHYNIGNWAPPYGIEYVVDGLSGFVLLFVSAIGVVVLLYAPPSVEAEIPASKHYLFYATYLLCLTGLLGICITGDLFNVFVFLEISSLSSYALISLGRTRRAPLAALQYLIMGTVGATFILIGIGLIYQMTGTLNMADIAQRLPVGLQTRTGLVAFAFLTIGLCIKMAVFPLHTWLPGAYTYAPSVVTCFIAATATKVSVYTFIRIVFGIISPQFAFVELPLAKGLMMMAIVGIFAASLAAIYQQDVKRILAFSSIAQVGYMLLGISISNEAGLSAGIVHMFNHAIIKGGLFMVVGCFTLRLGSSQLSDWRGAGRTMPWTALAWTVGGLGLIGVPVTAGFVSKWMLLTAVIDSGAWPVGILMLLSSLLALLYIWRVVETLYFNEPTEIAGQATEPPLRMLIPTYLVIGSTLVFGVWTVYSAGLAQFAAIGLLGGTP